In the Ctenopharyngodon idella isolate HZGC_01 chromosome 4, HZGC01, whole genome shotgun sequence genome, one interval contains:
- the LOC127510449 gene encoding protein SCO2 homolog, mitochondrial: MLRIGCLRGLKWHVTSWSILGSTTRETTNLSHHISHQSHFRTSARCFPPPHYRLPPLFGEHRAFYSQGSSKTPNSGSSARIKLRTRLVVALLFGGGIIGTWWYMYREKQQRIQMQRLEQLRKVAVGQGDFHLLDHTGQRRTKRDFLGNWVLLYFGFTHCPDICPDELDKMTNVVRILDKDPSLPPVQPLFITVDPERDDVAAMAKYVKDFHPRLVGLTGTAEEVKQAGRDYRVYASAGPKDEDGDYIVDHTIIIYLVNPDGLFLDYYNRMKNDVQIAESIRNHMKNYVKLFPD; this comes from the coding sequence ATGTTGAGAATCGGCTGCCTCAGAGGACTCAAATGGCATGTGACGTCATGGAGCATCCTGGGGTCAACAACGAGAGAAACAACTAACCTTTCACATCATATTTCACACCAGTCCCACTTTAGAACATCAGCTCGATGTTTTCCTCCACCACACTACCGTCTACCACCTTTATTTGGAGAACATAGAGCTTTTTACTCTCAAGGCTCCTCTAAAACTCCAAACTCGGGCTCGTCGGCAAGGATCAAACTACGTACACGTTTGGTGGTGGCGCTGCTTTTCGGAGGTGGTATTATTGGTACCTGGTGGTATATGTACCGGGAGAAACAACAGAGGATCCAGATGCAAAGACTGGAACAGTTGAGGAAAGTGGCTGTCGGACAGGGAGACTTCCATCTGTTGGATCACACAGGACAGCGCAGGACCAAACGTGACTTCCTGGGCAATTGGGTGCTCTTGTACTTTGGCTTCACCCACTGCCCGGATATCTGCCCCGACGAGCTGGATAAAATGACCAACGTGGTTCGTATTCTGGATAAAGACCCTAGCCTACCCCCTGTCCAGCCACTTTTTATCACCGTTGACCCTGAGAGAGATGATGTGGCCGCTATGGCCAAGTACGTGAAAGATTTCCATCCACGGCTGGTTGGATTGACAGGTACTGCGGAAGAAGTGAAGCAGGCAGGACGGGATTATAGGGTTTATGCCAGCGCTGGTCCTAAAGATGAGGATGGGGATTATATTGTGGACCACACCATCATCATCTACCTGGTTAACCCAGACGGACTCTTCCTGGACTACTACAATAGAATGAAAAATGATGTCCAGATTGCTGAGAGTATACGTAATCACAtgaaaaattatgttaaattatTTCCAGATTAA